AATAACACACCGCTTAGGTCAAATAAGGCTTAATTGTAAATTTAAAGCCACCAAGGGCTAGAAAGTGTAACTGGCAAAAACATTAACGTTACGCCCCGCGGCACGCATTTCTTCTTGAGCTGGGCGGTATTCTTTATTAAGTAAATTATTCAGCTCTAGCCCAAAGCGAAATTTATCAAGGTCTGTGACATTATAGCGCACATTAAATACGCCGTAGCCGGCACTGTATAAATCACCACGGCGATCATCAGTAATATCTTTACCGGCGCTGGCTGCGTGTACATGAAAGTCCACTTCGCCTTGCCAATTATGTAGGTCGTGTTGGTGCTTAATGCCTAGCTGACCAAACACGGTAGGCGTACCCGTGTCATAAGTAGTGTAATCAGAGGTAGTAATTTCTCGGCGCATCACAGTACCGTTAACATAAGGCGTCAGGCTCAGATCTGTTAACTCTTTTTCTAGCTGCAGCTCAAGCCCAAAGCTGTTGGCTCTGTCCATATTTTTATTAATTTCATTTCTGCTGCCCGCACTTTTAGGCACTGACTTAATATAATTTTTAGCGCGACTATAAAATAAATTGGCATCCAGCAGCCAGCCGGCATCTTGGTAGCGAGCACCAGTTTCATAAGTAGTGGAGGTTTCTGGCATCAGCTCAGGGTTACCCTCTACTTGAGTACCGCCTGAGATAGTATTTAAAAACAACTGGCCCAAGGTGGGGTAAACATAGCCTTGTGAAGCATTAGCGCGAAACACCCAAGCGTCGGCGGGTTGCCACACTAAGCTTGCCGCCCCCACCGTATGGCTATCCGAATTATCCAGCAAGGCATTGGCTTTGCCATCAGTAGAAGACTGTTGTTGTTTGGCTTTTACTCGATAATGGCGAGCCCCCAGCGTTGCCGTGACTTCTTCATTTAATGGAATAGCATGTTGCAAATACGCCGATTGGGTATCAATACTGGCTTCATCTAGATCCACATGGGGCATCACTCTTGGACCAAAACTAATAACGTTATCTTTTCTACTATTGAGCGTATCGTGCTCATACTCTAAGCCTAGCACTGTGTCGTGATCTTTAAGCAACTCCAGCTCAGATAATACATTAATACCGCGGGTACGCTGCTGATCATCCGAAGTAGCCACAATATTAAGCCCCGGCATAGGGGTAATATCATTGTAAAGCTCGCGATCAATATCTTGCTGGAAAAAATCGACTTTTACTTTTTTTACTTGCTCACTCAGATCATCTCCTTGGTAAAAAAAGGCCACTTTACTAAGCTCTCTTTTCGGTAAATCAATACTAATATCTAAGTCATAATCTTCAGTAAAAGGCTTAGCGGCAATATCATATTGCAGCGCCTTTACGGCAAAGCTGTGGTTGCCGCTGGTGTAACCCAAGTGGGCGGAATAGCTTTTATCATCACTGTTACTGGGTACTAAACGCTGATGGGCACTCTCTCGGTCGCCAAACTCGGCACGAGAAAAGCCAAAACGATAATCAAAGCCATTTTGGCTACCCGCTAGGCTGCTTGAGGTGCGATAACCGCGAGTCGCAGAAAAATAGCCTGCCGATGTGCTCACAGATAAAGGCGAGTCAGCCCCCTTTTTAGTAATAATATTCACCACACCACTGATGGCTCTGCTGCCAGAGATCACCGACGAGGAGCCGCGCAGTACTTCAATGCGCTCAATGCTTGCGGGATCGATCAGCAGCGGTTGACCATAGCCACTGTGATCCGATAATTTTTGACCATCAATAGCAATCGCCATACGGCTAGAGTCTTCTCCTCGAATGGAAATGCGCTCAACCCCTTGCTCATTAATTTGCACACCTGGAATGCTGCGCAAAAAGCTGGCCACTGATTGGGGAGCCACTTTTTGCATCTCTTCTTGGCTCACTACACTTACCGAAGCGGGGTTATAAAACACTTCCGCCTCTTTAGCACTACCCAGCACAGTCACTTGCTCAAATTGATACACACCTGGTTTATCTTTTTCCGCCGCTTGCACACTGCCCCAGGCACTTCCTAATAAACACCACATCAATAATTGAGCAGTACTGTGCTTAGTCATGTAACCATCCTAAGAGTAACGTTGAATTAAATACAATTTAACAAGCCGAGAATGATATAGCTTGTAATTAGGGCTAGCAACTTCGCAAGGATTAGCTGGGTGCTTGCTATTTAATTAAGCTGCCATTTAACGTTATTTTTATAGCGTTTAAACTAAAAAAACTCGCAAATAGCTGGCATAAAGCGCTGACGTAATCTTTTCATGAAGATACGCCGTGCATCATGTTTAAGCTTCAGTTTATCATTTCCGGTAACGCTAATAGTTATCAGTATTATTTGCAAGCTATTCGGTTAGTTTTATATTTGTTTGTGCCATACGCAGTGCTGCAGGGATAGAAGCAGAACGGACACTGCCATGATGGTGGGAAAAGTAGTCATGGTATTGCACATTGAGTTCAGGCAATGTGCTCAAACGCTTCGCAAGTTGTCGCAAGCTATCTTCCGCTAGCACACTGCCCTCTCGTCGTGAAGCACTGCTTTGCACTAACAAGTTAATGACAGGGCGTTGCTCTCGGTGAATAAAGGCAGACTCAGCCGTTAATATTTGCCCCTGCTGCCACCATAAAGAAGGATCGACAGCGATATAGTTTTTAAAACTTGTCGGATGATTAAATAAGGTGTGCAGTACAAACAAGCCACCAAAAGAGTGTCCCCATAAGGATTGGCGCTCTTTATCTATTTGCACTCGCTTGGCTACGTTGGGCTTTATCCTGTGCTCAATAAACTGCCAGAAAAGCTCAGCTCCCCCGTAGTTTGCACCGCCATAGCTTTTAGTTGCTAAGCGCTGTTCAGCCATAGACTCTCTACCACGGCCTGTAAATTGCGAAATGTCGGGCGCTGATGACGGGTTGAGTGGTGAGGGTGTGTAGTCATACACCCGCGCCACTTGTCGGTCTATTTCATAACTTAAGGTCACTATCACCGGCCAATCGCTGCCTTGAAGAGCAGCAAACATTTCATTTGTTAGCGCGGGCAAAACGGCATTGCCATCCAACATATATAACACCGGATAGCCATGCTTGGGTGCGGGTGCCTGAGGTGTCGCCACTGTTATTCGATAGTGGCGTTCTTGATCGATTGAGCTTAAGGAAAAGCTTTGAAAATCATAAAATTCTGCACCACCTTGAGTGGAAGATATCGGCTTAATTAACGATTTTTTAATCACATTTGAGTCTGCTACTACTTCGGTAGCGACCCAAAGGCAGCAACAGATAATAAAAATTTTTTTCATTTTTTCTCAGTATTTTCAAAAGCTTAAAATTAGCCAGTTGATTTGTATCAATTTTTTCTCAACTACATAACAAATAATAATGATAGCTAGTCTCATTTAGGATAGCATTCGTCTCTAAATTTAGTAGTAAGTTCATTAATTTTTAAAGGATTAGAGAAATGCAGAGATATTTATGGCTGCTCGGTAGCTGTGTCGTGGCGGTATCGGCTCACGCAAATGAGGTAAACGAACAGACCTATACGCTGGGTGAAGTAGTGGTAACAGCAGAAGAAATTCTTAAGCAGGCACCGGGTGTGTCTATTATTACCGCCGAAGACTTAGCCAAGCGACCGGTCAGCAATGATCTCTCTGAAGTGATCCGCACCATGCCCGGTGTTAACTTAACGGGCAACAGCACCAGTGGCCAGCGCGGTAATAATCGCCAAATTGATATTCGCGGCATGGGCCCAGAAAACACCCTGATATTAATTGATGGCAAGCCAGTAAATAGCCGCAAAGCGGTGCGTTATGGCTGGCGTGGCGAGCGTGATACCCGTGGCGATACCAACTGGGTCCCCGCAGACACGGTTGAGCGTATTGAAGTATTGCGTGGCCCTGCCGCCGCCCGTTATGGCAACGGCGCTGCGGGTGGCGTGGTTAATATTATTACTAAAGCCATTCCCGAGCAGTTTTCCGGCTCAGCCACGGTTTATACCGACCAACCCGAAGCTTCAAAAGACGGCGCCACTAAGCGCACCGACTTCAATTTAGCCGGCCCCTTATCCGATAAAGTAGGCTTGCGCATCTCCGGTAATATCGCCAAAACCGACTCCGATGCTTGGGATATCAACGAAGGCCACGCATCTTGGCGTGGGGTCGCTACTCACCCCAAAACGGGAGATGTTACTGCTGATTACCGCGGCACTTTTCCTGCGGGTCGTGAAGGCGTGCGCAATAAAGACTTAGCAATGCGCTTAACTATGCAGCCGGTTGATGCCCATCAATTTGATCTTGATGCCAGCTTTAGCCGTCAAGGCAATATCTATGCTGGTGACACTCAAAACACCAACAACAATACCGTCGATAAAAATGGTAAACCCGTTAAGACCTCCATTTTGGTCAATGATAACTTGGGTGCTGAAACCAATATTATCTACCGCAATAGCTATGCGCTTACTCATAAGGGGGAGTTTGATGCCGGTAATTTTCTGACGTATGTGCAGTATGAGCAAACTCGAAATCATCGCCTTAATGAAGGACTAGCCGGTGGAACAGAAGGCTTACCTGCTGGGGGTATGGCTACCGCTAAACTTGACCAATTAACGGTGCACAGTGAGTTTAATATGCCGACTCAGCTAGCTGGATTAGATCAAGTATTAACCGTGGGTGGCGAATGGACGCAAAGTAAATTCACCGACAGCAACTCTGTGGGCCAAGATACTTCTAAAATAGGCAGCGTGGCGGGCATTGCTGACAAAGACCGAGACCCTAAAGCGCAAGATCATATTGCATCTCTCTTTGTCGAAGATAATATCAATCTTAGCGACAGCACTATCCTCACCCCGGGTTTGCGTTATGACAAGCACAGTGTCACAGGTGATAACTGGAGCCCAGCATTGAACGCCACCCACTATTTGGATGATGCCTGGACATTAAAAGCCGGTATTGCTCGCGCTTATAAGGCACCTAATCTGTATCAAACCAACCCCAACTACTTACTCTATAGCCGCGGCAATGGTTGCTTCGGTGCGGGTGGCGCCTGTTTCTTGCAAGGTAATGAAGATCTAAAAGCCGAAACCAGCATTAATAAAGAGCTGGGCATCGAATATGCTCAAGATGCCATAGTGGCCGGCGTTACTTACTTCCGTAACGATTATCGCAACAAAGTAGAAGCCGGCTTACAACCCGTCGGCAACGCCGTAGGCGGTGGGGGTGCTTTTGTTAACCCAAATATTTTTGTGTGGGATAACGTGCCAAAAGCGCTTATCGAAGGCCTAGAGGGTACCTTTAATGTGGCGCTAACCGCTGATCTCGAATGGTCAAATAACATGACCTATATGCTGCAAAGCAAGAATAAGAGTACAGGGGAGTCGCTCTCGATTATTCCTGAATACACTTTGAATTCGCGCCTAGATTGGCAGGTTAATGATCAACTGGCCTTAAATACCAATATGGTGTGGTACGGTAAACAAGTGCCGAATGAGTTGGATTTTAACGGTATAAAGATGGAAGGCGAAGAGCAAAATCAACTATCCCCCTATGCCATCTTTGGCTTAGGTGCGCGTTATGCATTCAACGACTCACTTTCGTTTAATGCCGGCGTGAAGAACCTATTTGATAAGCGTTTATATCGCCGTGGTAATGCAGTAGGTGTAGGCGACCCACGTACTATTAACGGTGCTGGTGCCGAAACTTACAACGAACCCGGCCGTAGCTTCTACGCCTCGGCGACCTATAGCTTCTAATAAGTTGCCATAGAACAGTAAAGTAGAAAACCATTAACTAAAAACAGCGCTGAGGCGCTGTTTTTTATTGCCTTGCTGTTAATTACAATCAACACCAAATAATAGCCATCAGCACCGAATAAGATCGCTAAGAGATACTAAGGCAAGCTCGGTATAACGGCATAAAACAAAAGCGGTGTTTATCTTTATGCCGTCAATCTAGCGCAGATCAGGATCTCGCGTTAGATGTGAGTGACTAAAAACTATTTGCCACGCAAGGCATAGAAAAATAAAAAACAATCACCTCTAACAAAATTAACATGACCTTTTAAAGAGTAAGCACGGCTTCTAATGAACAGTTTCTGCTCACCCTGCGACATTTTGTCGCATTCCTAATGCATATTTTATTTCTTACTATTGAGCCTTGTTCTCGCCGAGCCATTCGGCCTTACTCTGCTTAAGGAAAGGAATATGTCTAAAAGAAATCTGCTGTTAGCGGCACTGGTCGCCTTGGCACCGCAGTTAGCCAGCGCTCACGTTACCCTTGATACCACTGAGGCCGTAGCCGGCAGTTATCAAAAAATAGTGCTGCGCGTCCCTCATGGTTGCGCGGGCTCTCCTACCACAGGTATCCGAGTACAAATTCCAGAAGGCGCCATCGCTATTAAACCCCAGCCTAAGCCCGGTTGGCAGCTTAGCACCAAACAAGGCGATTATGCCCACCACTATGAACTGCACAACACACCGATTAAATCCGGCGTTAAAGAAGTGCAATGGAGCGGTGGCTCGCTGGCCGACGAGCACTATGATGAGTTTGTGCTGCGCGCCTATTTGGCCGCTGACTTATCCACCACAGAGCCACTGCGTTTTCCGGTGATCCAAGAATGCGAAACTGGCATTGAGCGCTGGATTGATCAAGATGAAAACGCCGCCCACCCCGCTCCAGCGCTACGCATCTTGCCTAAGGAATAAACCATGTTAAGCCGACGAATAAGCGTAGCCGCCACACGGATCACGCACTTTTTGCTACCTTGTTTACTCTTGCTCGTCGGCGTGGGGTTCTCGATTAATCTGGCCCATGGTCATGCCGCCTTAGTGGCCTCAAACCCTACTGAGCAAGCAACGCTTAGCAACCCTCCCACCCAAGCCACCCTCACCTTTAACGAGCCGGTCTCGGCGCTGCGCATGCAGTTATTCGCCCCCAAAGGAAGGGCATATCCGTTGGAAAGTCGAGCAGAAGATAGCCTTATACAACTGGCTTTACCCACTCTTACTGAGCAGGGCTCTTATGTGTTGAGTTGGCGAGTGATGTCAACCGACGGTCATCCGGTGGGCGGCAGTTTGCTATTTGCGTACGGCCAATCCAGTACACCATCTGACGCCATTAACACTCAAGGGTCGGCGTCGAAAAATCGCACGACGGCCATTTGGCTAACGCGACTGCTTATCTACTGCACCTTATTTTTTGGCCTCGCCAGCCAAGTATTTAATGCTTGGCAATTTCCAGCTGCCAGTCGCTCCACTGGGATTAAAGCTCGCCTTGCACTCTCGAGCAGCCGCTATTTGGCGCTGCTCTATATAGGCATGGCCGCCACGCTAGTCTATTTAGCCTTGTTTGGTTTAGATGCACTCGATCTGCCGCTAAGTGGCGTATTAGAGCCGCATCTGTGGCACACGGCGCTGTATTCCAGTGTGGGCGTGGCCAGCCTTATGCTGTTGAGCGCCTTTGCGCTGGGCAGCTACCAAGCTAAATCAAAACGCTTAGCCTTGTGTCTGGCGGCGCTGGCTCTGGCGGCAGCTTCATTGGCGGTGACCGGCCACGCCAGCATGGCACCGCCCCAGTGGTTATCGCGCCCGGCGGTTTGGCTGCACACCGTGGCAGTGATGGCCTGGATGGGCGCACTGCTGCCCTTGTTATATGGCTTGCAAGCGCCAGCAGGCGCTCCCTATGGGGTTGGCGATATACATAACCCACACGCTAATAATGGCCCGCTGGTGATATTTAGTCGCTACATACCGCTAGCAATCCTAGCATTGCTGCTTAGCGGCGCCGTGTTGGCCTACTTGCCACTGACGGCTTGGTCTTCATTTATTAACAGCCGCTACGGGCAAATACTGCTGGCTAAGCTAATGCTGGTGGCGCTGCTTTTGCTGCTTGGGGCGTATAACCGCTACCGATTAACGGCGGCAGTATTGCGCCAAGAGGCCACTGCCCGCCTGCGGCTAAAGCGCGTTATTTATGCGGAGCTAGTACTGATGGTATTGGTGCTGGCGTTAGTGGCGTTGTGGCGGTTTACGCCACCGTCACGCAATACCGTAAACGCTCAAGCTTCCGCCGCAGCGCCCACCGCCATTTACAGGTTTAAAAAACATCAAGTACAAGCCGAGCTCAAGCTAGAGTCCCAGCAACTGCAGATCGCACTGTATCAGCCAGATCACCGCCCCTTAAGGGCACAAGCGGTAGAGGTGCGTTTTTCTGATCCCAGTACCAATATGGAACCGCTGCACTTTCAAGCACACCGCGTTCGCGGGCAAGAGCAAGCCGAAAATCAATGGTTGCTGGCGACCTTGCCATTAACACCTGGCTCTCACTGGCACGTTGATATTGTGGTCTTGGTATCTGACTTTGAGCGCGTCACGCTGCAAGGTGAATTAACGCTACTTGAGCTTGATGTTCACCCACATTCGCACTCTCACCAGCACACCCATTAGCTGTAATCTTCAACCTA
This genomic window from Oceanisphaera avium contains:
- a CDS encoding TonB-dependent receptor plug domain-containing protein, whose product is MTKHSTAQLLMWCLLGSAWGSVQAAEKDKPGVYQFEQVTVLGSAKEAEVFYNPASVSVVSQEEMQKVAPQSVASFLRSIPGVQINEQGVERISIRGEDSSRMAIAIDGQKLSDHSGYGQPLLIDPASIERIEVLRGSSSVISGSRAISGVVNIITKKGADSPLSVSTSAGYFSATRGYRTSSSLAGSQNGFDYRFGFSRAEFGDRESAHQRLVPSNSDDKSYSAHLGYTSGNHSFAVKALQYDIAAKPFTEDYDLDISIDLPKRELSKVAFFYQGDDLSEQVKKVKVDFFQQDIDRELYNDITPMPGLNIVATSDDQQRTRGINVLSELELLKDHDTVLGLEYEHDTLNSRKDNVISFGPRVMPHVDLDEASIDTQSAYLQHAIPLNEEVTATLGARHYRVKAKQQQSSTDGKANALLDNSDSHTVGAASLVWQPADAWVFRANASQGYVYPTLGQLFLNTISGGTQVEGNPELMPETSTTYETGARYQDAGWLLDANLFYSRAKNYIKSVPKSAGSRNEINKNMDRANSFGLELQLEKELTDLSLTPYVNGTVMRREITTSDYTTYDTGTPTVFGQLGIKHQHDLHNWQGEVDFHVHAASAGKDITDDRRGDLYSAGYGVFNVRYNVTDLDKFRFGLELNNLLNKEYRPAQEEMRAAGRNVNVFASYTF
- a CDS encoding alpha/beta hydrolase, with the protein product MKKIFIICCCLWVATEVVADSNVIKKSLIKPISSTQGGAEFYDFQSFSLSSIDQERHYRITVATPQAPAPKHGYPVLYMLDGNAVLPALTNEMFAALQGSDWPVIVTLSYEIDRQVARVYDYTPSPLNPSSAPDISQFTGRGRESMAEQRLATKSYGGANYGGAELFWQFIEHRIKPNVAKRVQIDKERQSLWGHSFGGLFVLHTLFNHPTSFKNYIAVDPSLWWQQGQILTAESAFIHREQRPVINLLVQSSASRREGSVLAEDSLRQLAKRLSTLPELNVQYHDYFSHHHGSVRSASIPAALRMAQTNIKLTE
- a CDS encoding TonB-dependent siderophore receptor, giving the protein MQRYLWLLGSCVVAVSAHANEVNEQTYTLGEVVVTAEEILKQAPGVSIITAEDLAKRPVSNDLSEVIRTMPGVNLTGNSTSGQRGNNRQIDIRGMGPENTLILIDGKPVNSRKAVRYGWRGERDTRGDTNWVPADTVERIEVLRGPAAARYGNGAAGGVVNIITKAIPEQFSGSATVYTDQPEASKDGATKRTDFNLAGPLSDKVGLRISGNIAKTDSDAWDINEGHASWRGVATHPKTGDVTADYRGTFPAGREGVRNKDLAMRLTMQPVDAHQFDLDASFSRQGNIYAGDTQNTNNNTVDKNGKPVKTSILVNDNLGAETNIIYRNSYALTHKGEFDAGNFLTYVQYEQTRNHRLNEGLAGGTEGLPAGGMATAKLDQLTVHSEFNMPTQLAGLDQVLTVGGEWTQSKFTDSNSVGQDTSKIGSVAGIADKDRDPKAQDHIASLFVEDNINLSDSTILTPGLRYDKHSVTGDNWSPALNATHYLDDAWTLKAGIARAYKAPNLYQTNPNYLLYSRGNGCFGAGGACFLQGNEDLKAETSINKELGIEYAQDAIVAGVTYFRNDYRNKVEAGLQPVGNAVGGGGAFVNPNIFVWDNVPKALIEGLEGTFNVALTADLEWSNNMTYMLQSKNKSTGESLSIIPEYTLNSRLDWQVNDQLALNTNMVWYGKQVPNELDFNGIKMEGEEQNQLSPYAIFGLGARYAFNDSLSFNAGVKNLFDKRLYRRGNAVGVGDPRTINGAGAETYNEPGRSFYASATYSF
- a CDS encoding YcnI family copper-binding membrane protein; the protein is MSKRNLLLAALVALAPQLASAHVTLDTTEAVAGSYQKIVLRVPHGCAGSPTTGIRVQIPEGAIAIKPQPKPGWQLSTKQGDYAHHYELHNTPIKSGVKEVQWSGGSLADEHYDEFVLRAYLAADLSTTEPLRFPVIQECETGIERWIDQDENAAHPAPALRILPKE
- a CDS encoding copper resistance CopC/CopD family protein, with translation MLSRRISVAATRITHFLLPCLLLLVGVGFSINLAHGHAALVASNPTEQATLSNPPTQATLTFNEPVSALRMQLFAPKGRAYPLESRAEDSLIQLALPTLTEQGSYVLSWRVMSTDGHPVGGSLLFAYGQSSTPSDAINTQGSASKNRTTAIWLTRLLIYCTLFFGLASQVFNAWQFPAASRSTGIKARLALSSSRYLALLYIGMAATLVYLALFGLDALDLPLSGVLEPHLWHTALYSSVGVASLMLLSAFALGSYQAKSKRLALCLAALALAAASLAVTGHASMAPPQWLSRPAVWLHTVAVMAWMGALLPLLYGLQAPAGAPYGVGDIHNPHANNGPLVIFSRYIPLAILALLLSGAVLAYLPLTAWSSFINSRYGQILLAKLMLVALLLLLGAYNRYRLTAAVLRQEATARLRLKRVIYAELVLMVLVLALVALWRFTPPSRNTVNAQASAAAPTAIYRFKKHQVQAELKLESQQLQIALYQPDHRPLRAQAVEVRFSDPSTNMEPLHFQAHRVRGQEQAENQWLLATLPLTPGSHWHVDIVVLVSDFERVTLQGELTLLELDVHPHSHSHQHTH